From one Lolium rigidum isolate FL_2022 chromosome 4, APGP_CSIRO_Lrig_0.1, whole genome shotgun sequence genomic stretch:
- the LOC124707117 gene encoding uncharacterized protein LOC124707117 isoform X2 encodes MGGILLSSVLLELHKLSAAAASLKRGEAGNKARHGSFQRGAYMINLSQRMVSRRGFVSIVLAKIHRYTARSQGVLAKNQQRVALWKLGMRQIGNVTVRMVE; translated from the exons ATGGGTGGCATATTGTTGTCCTCTGTCTTGTTGGAACTTCATAAGCTCTCAGCGGCAGCAGCATCACTGAAGCGGGGTGAAGCTGGGAACAAGGCAAGGCATGGTTCCTTTCAAAGGGGAGCATATATGATTAATTTGTCGCAGAGAATGGTGTCTCGGAGGGGGTTTGTATCCATCGTCCTTGCTAAG ATCCATCGTTACACAGCACGAAGCCAGGGAGTTTTGGCCAAGAATCAGCAGAGAGTGGCACTGTGGAAGCTTGGCATGCGTCAGATAG GGAATGTGACAGTCCGCATGGTTGAATAG
- the LOC124707116 gene encoding LOW QUALITY PROTEIN: COBRA-like protein 3 (The sequence of the model RefSeq protein was modified relative to this genomic sequence to represent the inferred CDS: inserted 1 base in 1 codon), with translation MAAVGGSAAACCAVLLAAVLLFSAPATTEAYDSLDPNGNITIKWDIISWTPDGYVATVTMFNYQQFRHISAPGWSLGWAWAKKEVIWSMVGAQATEQGDCSKFKSSPPHCCKKEPNIVDLLPGTPFNQQIANCCKAGVIKTFNQDPANAASSFQISVGLAGTTNKTVKVPKNFTLKAPGPGYTCGRAIVGKPTRFYSSDGRRATQALMTWNVTCTYSQFLAQKTPTCCVSLSSFYNDTIVNCPTCSCGCQNNVTHPGSCVNDNSPYLQSAINGPGKITGQPLVQCTSHMCPIRVHWHVKLNYKDYWRVKVTITNFNYRMNYSDWNLVAQHPNFNNITKLFSFNYKPLTPYGGRINDTAMFWGMKFYNDFLNQAGPLGNAQSEVLMQKDSETFTLDKGWAFPRRVYFNGDNCVMPSPDSYPWLPNASPLTKQPLTLPXLGILDCVGYFAGLCMMNEVKRISELQVVVRSHEVRGNGSFAHSVPRLHRRDRCRAEES, from the exons ATGGCGGCGGTTGGTGGATCCGCGGCGGCCTGCTGCGCCGTGCTGCTCGCCGCGGTGCTGCTCTTCTCCGCGCCAGCCACCACAG AGGCTTATGATTCGCTGGATCCGAATGGCAACATCACCATAAAATGGGATATTATCAGTTGGACTCCTGATGGTTATGTT GCAACAGTCACGATGTTCAACTACCAACAGTTCCGGCACATCTCTGCGCCAGGGTGGTCGCTGGGGTGGGCGTGGGCAAAGAAGGAGGTCATCTGGTCGATGGTGGGGGCTCAGGCCACCGAGCAGGGTGATTGCTCAAAGTTCAAGAGCAGCCCTCCCCATTGCTGCAAGAAGGAGCCAAACATTGTCGATCTTCTTCCAGGCACCCCGTTCAACCAGCAAATTGCCAATTGCTGCAAGGCGGGAGTTATAAAGACATTTAACCAGGACCCAGCAAATGCTGCTTCCTCCTTCCAGATCAGTGTAGGTCTTGCTGGGACTACCAATAAGACGGTTAAGGTGccgaaaaacttcactctcaaggCCCCAGGTCCTGGGTACACATGTGGGCGTGCTATTGTTGGCAAGCCTACCAGGTTTTACTCCTCAGACGGGCGCAGGGCAACCCAAGCTCTTA TGACCTGGAATGTAACCTGCACATACTCCCAATTTCTTGCTCAGAAGACTCCAACCTGCTGTGTATCTCTTTCATCATTTTACAATGACACTATTGTGAACTGCCCAACATGCTCTTGTGGCTGTCAAAACAATGTCACTCATCCAGGAAGCTGCGTAAA TGACAATTCGCCTTATTTACAATCTGCCATCAATGGTCCTGGCAAAATTACCGGCCAGCCTCTTGTCCAATGTACTTCCCACATGTGCCCGATAAGAGTCCACTGGCATGTGAAGCTCAACTACAAGGACTACTGGAGAGTGAAAGTCACTATCACAAACTTCAACTACCGCATGAACTATTCAGATTGGAACTTAGTTGCCCAGCATCCTAACTTCAACAATATCACCAAGCTTTTTAGCTTCAACTACAAGCCACTTACCCCATATGGAGGCCGCATAA ATGATACTGCAATGTTCTGGGGAATGAAGTTCTACAATGATTTCCTTAATCAAGCTGGTCCGCTAGGAAATGCGCAGTCAGAAGTACTCATGCAGAAGGACTCAGAGACTTTCACCTTGGATAAGGGATGGGCCTTTCCAAGGCGTGTGTACTTCAATGGTGATAACTGTGTCATGCCGTCCCCTGACTCATATCCGTGGTTGCCTAATGCAAGCCCTCTAACAAAACAACCGTTGACGCTCC GTCTTGGTATTCTCGATTGTGTTGGCTACTTTGCTGGCTTATGTATGATGAATGAGGTCAAGAGAATCAGCGAGCTTCAAGTTGTTGTCAGGTCCCATGAGGTGCGCGGCAACGGGTCATTTGCTCATTCAGTTCCACGGTTGCATAGGAGAGACAGGTGTCGCGCAGAGGAAAGCTGA
- the LOC124707117 gene encoding uncharacterized protein LOC124707117 isoform X1 gives MGGILLSSVLLELHKLSAAAASLKRGEAGNKARHGSFQRGAYMINLSQRMVSRRGFVSIVLAKIHRYTARSQGVLAKNQQRVALWKLGMRQIVSAGNVTVRMVE, from the exons ATGGGTGGCATATTGTTGTCCTCTGTCTTGTTGGAACTTCATAAGCTCTCAGCGGCAGCAGCATCACTGAAGCGGGGTGAAGCTGGGAACAAGGCAAGGCATGGTTCCTTTCAAAGGGGAGCATATATGATTAATTTGTCGCAGAGAATGGTGTCTCGGAGGGGGTTTGTATCCATCGTCCTTGCTAAG ATCCATCGTTACACAGCACGAAGCCAGGGAGTTTTGGCCAAGAATCAGCAGAGAGTGGCACTGTGGAAGCTTGGCATGCGTCAGATAG TGAGTGCAGGGAATGTGACAGTCCGCATGGTTGAATAG